From a region of the Kwoniella mangroviensis CBS 8507 chromosome 1 map unlocalized Ctg01, whole genome shotgun sequence genome:
- a CDS encoding uroporphyrinogen-III C-methyltransferase has protein sequence MQLKDQRPPVWVSWWMAFSIVIVSWDAAYCFLRPRSFGTGDLAWIWAPYNMVPYSMVDYLYGQPGLDANDGFTNAQALMNVIEVFLAIEYLYLRHTSPRSSNRTPNPAHHYHAHAPLVGFAGALMTLSKTALYFLQEYFCDWCMVGHNDRFTFWTVWVATNVSLSISYTWVVVPFIVCVVLGRFIAQALMRDTANQIAYLEWSTSQTQSSLTSPKPTSTTSLTVQSDSEQVESDAVSTSITPPAALSLTFHPRNLSVLVIGSNRLAATRATTFLEAGAKVTITSPALISDASPELKQLEQVGRVKYRQSKSDTAEDWSSLFSNLKISLVCVTDTLIGSQSRRSASSAKTIYETCSSLRIPINISDQPLYSTYTFPSVHRFVGQNGIPSNLQVAVTTNGQGCRLAGRIKREIITRLPSNVGAAVDNVGKLRSKAKSSPKLSEEEEQNHDIPLNSPVPQLHTPSLSRVGSTEKLSIIPDGGVEGLSEEEQQLRRMRWVHQMSEYYSFEHLARLKEEDLDQALELWSTSSQDITLSHHQSGHRNKNAEGKILLIGSGPGHPGLLTVAAHHALKTATLILSDKLVPSEILALIPSTTKLHIAKKFPGNAEGAQNEMMELALAGAQKGEVVVRLKQGDPFVYGRGGEEVLYFRENGFESTVIPGISSALAGPLMMNIPVTQRGVSESLVLCTGVGRQGKAVKLPGYVKSRSLILLMGVARINQIIETLTVSSPNAEGRDGERYPGYLPIGIIERASSPDQRIIMSRLDRIEESLKKLDERPPGMIIVGWSVLCLEGKGKVDILDKINASEDDERQIVDDWLDGNDYKVREGLQEGWRDLLSEVQ, from the exons ATGCAGCTCAAAGATCAACGACCCCCTGTGTGGGTATCTTGGTGGATGGCGTTCTCGATAGTGATCGTATCATGGG ATGCTGCTTACTGCTTCTTGCGTCCGAGAAGTTTCGGTACAGGTGATTTAGCTTGGATATGGGCACCTTACAA CATGGTACCTTACAGTATG GTCGATTACCTATATGGTCAACCAGGATTAGATGCCAACGACGGATTTACCAATGCTCAAG CTCTGATGAATGTGATCGAAGTGTTCCTGGCCATCGAATATCTCTATCTCCGCCATACCTCACCTAGATCTTCTAACAGGACACCAAATCCAgctcatcattatcatgcGCACGCTCCGCTGGTGGGATTTGCCGGAGCGTTGATGACGCTCAGCAAGACGGCTCTGTACTTcttacaag aaTACTTCTGTGATTGGTGTATGGTGGGGCATAACGATAGATTCACATTCTGGACGGTATGGGTAGCTACGAACGTGAGTTTATCCATCAGTTA TACCTGGGTGGTCgttcccttcatcgtctgTGTTGTCCTGGGTCGATTCATCGCTCAAGCCCTTATGAGGGATACAGCCAACCAAATCGCCTACCTTGAATGGTCTACATCTCAAACTCAAAGTTCTCTTACTTCCCCTAAGCCAACTTCAACTACCTCCCTCACAGTACAGTCTGACTCTGAACAAGTCGAATCCGACGCCGTGTCTACCTCTATCACCCCTCCCGCCGCTCTTTCCCTCACATTCCATCCTCGAAATCTATCTGTCTTAGTGATCGGCTCCAATCGTCTCGCAGCTACAAGAGCTACCACTTTCTTAGAAGCAGGTGCCAAAGTCACCATCACTTCTCCAGCACTGATCTCAGACGCGTCTCCCGAACTGAAACAGCTAGAACAGGTCGGTCGAGTGAAATATCGGCAGTCAAAAAGCGACACTGCTGAAGATTGGTCGTCCCTCTTTTCCAACTTGAAGATTTCCTTAGTGTGCGTAACGGATACCCTTATCGGATCTCAGTCTCGTCGATCCGCTTCATCTGCCAAAACCATCTATGAAACTTGCTCATCGCTGCGAATTCCCATCAACATTTCCGACCAACCTCTTTATTCTACCTACACCTTCCCATCAGTACATCGATTCGTTGGACAAAACGGGATACCTTCCAACCTGCAAGTAGCGGTGACTACGAATGGGCAAGGATGCAGACTGGCAGGAAGGATCAAGAGGGAAATTATAACTAGATTACCATCAAATGTTGGCGCAGCGGTAGATAATGTAGGGAAATTACGGTCGAAagccaaatcatcacctaAACTttctgaagaggaagaacaaaacCACGATATAccgctcaactcacctgtcccTCAACTACATACTCCATCTCTGTCCAGAGTCGGATCCACAGAGAAATTATCGATAATTCCTGATGGAGGAGTCGAAGGGTTaagtgaggaagaacagCAATTAcgaaggatgagatgggtcCATCAGATGTCAGAGTATTACTCTTTTGAGCATCTTGCTAGactgaaagaggaagatttaGATCAAGCATTGGAATTATGGTCAACTTCGTCTCAGGATATCACCTTAAGCCACCACCAATCAGGTCATCGAAACAAGAATGCAGAAGGAAAGATCCTCTTGATAGGTAGTGGACCTGGACATCCAGGATTATTGACTGTAGCAGCTCATCACGCCTTGAAAACAGCAACGTTGATCTTATCCGATAAATTAGTGCCATCTGAGATCCtagctttgataccttctacAACGAAATTACACATCGCCAAGAAGTTCCCAGGTAACGCTGAAGGGGCTCAAAATGAAATGATGGAATTGGCTTTGGCTGGAGCTCAAAAGGGAGAAGTCGTAGTCAGACTCAAACAAGGTGATCCGTTTGTgtatggaagaggtggagaagaagtattATATTTCCGTGAAAATGGATTCGAATCAACTGTCATTCCCGGTATATCATCTGCGTTGGCTGGACCGTTAATGATGAACATTCCAGTAACTCAACGGGGCGTATCGGAATCGTTAGTGTTATGCACGGGAGTAGGAAGACAAGGCAAGGCAGTGAAATTACCTGGTTATGTCAAATCTAGATCCCTCATCTTACTTATGGGAGTAGCGAGGATCAATCAGATTATAGAAACGTTAACTGTCTCTTCGCCTAACGCGGAAGGACGGGATGGAGAGAGGTATCCGGGTTATTTACCTATAGGTATAATAGAGAGGGCCTCGTCGCCTGATCAAAGGATTATAATGAGTAGGTTGGATAGGATCGAAGAGTCtctgaagaagttggatgagAGACCACCGGGTATGATCATTGTTGGATGGTCGGTACTGTGTTtggaaggtaaagggaaagtgGATATATTAGACAAAATAAATGCatcggaggatgatgagaggcAGATAGTGGATGATTGGTTGGATGGAAACGATTATAAGGTTAGAGAGGGATTACAAGAGGGTTGGAGGGATCTCTTGAGTGAAGTTCAGTAG